The following is a genomic window from Bordetella sp. H567.
CGCCGCATCCCGGCCCCTTGGCGGCCATCGCGATCCTGCATGCCGACGTCGGCGTGACGCTGGCGATCGGCCTGCTGATCGCCATTCCCACCGTCGCGGTCGGCGGCCCGCTGTTCGGCCTGCTTGCCGCGCGCATGGTACCCATCGGCGCGGCCGGCGCGGGGCTGGCGGTCACCGGCTCGGACCGGCGGGCGGAAGGGGCACAGGTCTCCACGGACGAGGCGGATGCCGCGCCGGTGCGCAGCCCTACGTTCGCCGTAACCCTGGTCACGCTGCTGTCGCCCATCGTCCTGATGCTGATCAAGGCCGGCGCCGATATCTGGATGGGCAAGGATGACCCGGTGCGCCATGTCCTGGACTTCATCGGCGATCCGGTGTTTGCCCTGCTGGTCGCGGTCCTGCTGGCCATGGTCACCTTCGGCACCTCGGTCGGCTTCAACATCTCGGTGCTCGGGAAAAAAATCGCCGCCAGCCTGTTGCCAGTCGTGGGCGTGATGCTGATCGTCGGCGCCGGCGGCGGCTTCAAGCAGGCGCTGGTCGACGGCGGGACCGGCGCCGCGATTGCGAAGATCGCGCTGGCCACGGGGTTGTCGACGCTGGTGCTGGGCTGGATCGTCGCGGTATTCATTCGCCTGGCCACGGGCTCCGCCACGGTCGCGACCGTCACGGCCGCGGGCATCGTCGCCCCGCTCGCCACCCACCTGCCGCCGAACCACCTCTCGCTGGTCGTGCTGGCCATCGGCGCCGGCTCGCTGTTCTTTTCCCACGTCAACGACGCCGGCTTCTGGCTGGTCAAGGAATATTTCGGCCTGACCGTGGGACAGACCATCAAGACCTGGTCCTTCATGGAAACCGTGCTGGCCGTGATGGGGCTGATCCTGACCTACGGGCTGTCGCTGGTGATGTAGCGGCGACTGTCCCGGCCGATGGAGGCGCTGCCGCCCGGGATGGGCAGGCAGCCTACGCCAGGCGGCGCCGCGCTCACACTTCCCGCACGAAGGCCGCGAGTTCCTGGTTGAAGCGCTCTGGGTACTCCTGGAACGGCGAATGCCCACACTCCTCGTACCAGGATATCCGCGCATGCGGAATCGCTTCCACGATCATGTGGGCGGCCGCCGGCAGGACGATCGTATCGCGCATGCCCTGCGTCACCAGCGTGGGTACGCGCACCTTGCGCAGTGCCGCGATGGTTTCGGCGGGATCGGTATGCCAGGCCGCCGCCGCGCGCCGCACGGGCATCGGCACGATGGCGTTGTAGCAGAGGGCCCGCTCGTACAGCGCGCGCGCGGGCCGCTTGTAATAGCAGGCATCCAGGAACGAGATGGTCTGCTCGACTTCCTGCGCCACGGTCGGATGACCGCAGGGCTGCGCGGTGGGCGTGGCGGGCCCGGCGGCGCGCGGGTCCTCGATCACGCGCGCTCCGACGAAGTGGATGCCGGCCAGCGCGCCATCGCCGTAGCGCATCAGATACTGCCGCAGGACGCGGCCACCCATGGACCATCCCACCGCGACAGGACGCCGCAGCGCCTTGGCCTGCAGCACGGCCGCGATATCGTCGGCCCAGGCGCTGTGATGCTGGTACGCGGCCGTATCCAGCGGCTTGTCCGCCGCGCCGTGGCCGCGCAGGTCCACCGCGACAATACGGAACTCGCGCGCGAGCGCGCTGGCGATCTGCGGCGCGAAGCACAAATGGCATTGGGCCACCCCATGAACCAGCAGGATCTCCCTGCCCTCCGGGTTGCCCCATTCATAGGCCGCCACCCGTACGCCGCCCGCGCCGGCGATCATCAAGGGCGGCACGTCGGGCACGATCCACGTTCCTTCATGGCCGTCGGCATCGTGGCCGCGCATAGGCAGGGCGTGCGCGTTGCGGTCGCCTGTCTCGGATTCCTGCATATCCATCAGCGTGAGATCTCCTCAAGCGGCCGGCGCAAGGTGCGCGGGCCGAAAACCGCGATGACCAGGATCATCAACACCATCGCGACACCCATGAAGGCCGCGACCCCCGGCGTGCCGCCGACACTGAGGAAGAAGCCGATCAGCAGGCCCACGATGGCCGCGCTGGCGCGCCCCCAGCCGTATACGAAGCCGACGGCGCGGCCACGCAGGCGCGTGGGAAACTGTTCAGCCTGGTAGCTGTGGAAGATAAACGAGAGCCAGTTGTTCGACAAGGTCACGAGCACGCCGAAGACGATCACCGTCACCGGGCTGACTTGCATGGCGAACAGCACCATGAAGCCGCCGATGCCGATACCGGCACAGACGATCTGCCATTTCGGTTCCATCCGGTCGGCAATGAGCAGGCCCAGCAACGGACCGAAGGGGTTGGCGATGGCGATGATGAAGGCGTACTGAAGGCTCTTCGTGATTTCCACGCCCTTGGCGATCAGCAGCGTGGGCACCCAGGCGCTGAATCCATAGAAGCCGATCACGGCCAGCAGGTTGAAGACCGACATCACGATCAGGCGCTTGCGGTGCGGGGGACGCAGCAACTCCACGAAGCGGCCTTGCGATTCGACCCGGGCGGTGCCCGGCACCTGGGCCGGCGGCAGCGGGCGTCCCAGGTCGCGCGTTGCACTGGCCTCGATGTCCCGCATGATGCGCTCGGCGCGCTCTCTTTTGCCATGCATGGCCAGCCAGCGCGGGCTTTCCGGAAGCGCTCGACGCAACCACCACGCGGCCAATGCCCCCACCGACGCGATGATGGCGACCCAGCGCCAGCCATCCAGCCCCAGGGGCTGGCGCGGCACCAGCAGCCAGCCCAGCAAGGCCACCACCGGCACGATCAGGAATTCGATGAACTGGTACAGGGCAAAGGCCCGGCCGCGCGCGTTCGGTGGCACCAGCTCCGGAATGAAGGTATCGATGGTCACCTGCTCCAGCCCCAGGCCGATCGAGGCGATGAAGCGAAACAGGTCGATGCCGCCCGCCGTATGCTGGAACGCCATGATCAGCGTGGCGAGCGAATACCACACCAGGGACACCGTGAAGATCGCGCGCCGCCCGGCTCGGTCGGCGATGAAACCGAAGAAGATGGTACCGACGAACATGCCCGCGAAGGTGCAGAAGACGAAGAAGCCCACGCCGCTCAAGCCGAAGAAGTGCAAAGAACTCGTGGCGAACAACCCGCTCTTGACCAGCCCGGGCGCGATGTAGGCCGTCATGAACAGGTCGTACAGCTCGAAGATCGCCCCGATCGAAATCAGGAAGACGAAGTGCTTGGCCGTTCTGGAATAGGGCAGGCGATCCAGACGCGCCGCGACGTGCAGCGCGTATTCGTCGTCCGACATGGTCGTGGCGGCCGGCGGGGAGGTCGGGGCCAGGGGGGAGGTCGGGGCCGGCGAGTGGCCGGACGCTGGCGCAAGGGCAGCCCCTGGCGCCGCACCCGCGGGGGCGTGCGTATCCATATGCTCTGTCTCCTGATCGTTATTGTGGTGTTGCGTGGCGAATGTTCCAGGAAGCACACAAAGCTACGCAAGCCAAATAAACGCACGGGGCGCATGACAAAAAATCATGGGCCGGCAGGCGGCGCTTACCGCACGGCATCAATAGCACCGCTTTGCCATACACTGGCGCCTTGCCGCACGCCTGTTCAACCGACCACGGAAAACCCATGGAAATCAGTTTGCAAGGACGCACCGCCATCGTGACTGGCGCCAGCAAGGGCCTTGGCCATGCCATCGCGGATCGATTTGTGCAATGCGGCGCGAACGTCGTCATCGCGGCCCGCACGGAAGCGCCCCTGCAAGCGGCTCACGCCACGCTGGCGCAACGCCAGGGCGGACAGGTGCATGCCTGCGCCTGCGACGTGTCCACGGCGCAGGGCGTGCAAAACCTGTACGACAGTGCCATGAAGGGCTTCGGCCGCGTCGACATCATCGTCAACAACGCCGGGACGTCGGCCGCGCGGCCGTTTGGCGACGTGACGGACCAGGACTGGCAGGATGACCTGGACCTGAAGCTCTTCGCCGCCATCCGCCTGACGCGACTGGTCTGGCCGCAGATGAAGGAGCGGCGGTGGGGACGTGTCGTCAATGTCCTGAATATTGGCGCGAAAGCGCCGGGCGCCAAATCGGTGCCGACGTCCGTCTCGCGCGCCGCCGGCATGGCGCTGACCAAGGCCCTGTCGGCCGAAGGGGCGCCCGACAACATCCTGGTCAACGCGCTGCTGGTGGGCAAGATCGAAAGCGACCAATGGGTACGGCGCGCCGACGCGCGTGGCGTTCCCGTCGCCACGGTGCTGCGGGAAATGGCTGCCGGCATTCCGCTCGGACGCGTGGGACGGGCCGACGAATTCGCCGCCGCGGCATGCTTCCTGGCCTCGGACTGGGCCTCCTACATCACCGGCACCGCCATCAACGTGGACGGCGGGGCTTCCCCCGTCGTTTAGGCCACTGCCTGGGCCGCGTTGCCCGGCCACTCCGGCCGGCTTGCCGCGTTTGCCTGAGGGCGGGCTCGGCACTCGCCATTGAGCCATCCCCCTCTTGGCTTAGTCCTCCTGACGGTTACTGCGAGGACACCTCCCGATAGTAATCTGTTGACAATCTTCAGCGGTCCACGGCCTCGCTGATCGAAGGGGCGTTCACGCAAGAACCGGCCATGTAAAGGAGCACGGGTGTCGTTCCTCGAATTGGATGGATTGACCAAACGCTATGGCTCCTTGACGGTCATCAAGGACGTGAACCTGTCGGTCGACAAAGGCAAGCTGGTCTGCCTGCTCGGCCCTTCCGGATGCGGCAAGACGACGACGCTGCGTTTGATCGCCGGGTTCGGCAAGGCCGACGGTGGCGAAATCCGCGTGGGCGGACGGACGATCTCCTCGGCGGAATCGACGGTTCCCCCGGAAGCCCGGAACATGTCGATGATCTTCCAGAGCTACGCGCTCTGGCCCCACATGACGGTGTTCCAGAACGTCGCCTATGGCCTGAAGCTGCGACGCCTGCCCGCCCAGGACCTCGCATCCCGGGTCCGCACCATATTGGCCTCCACGCAGCTCGGCGCGCTGGAAGACCGCTATCCCGGAGAACTGTCCGGGGGACAGCAGCAGCGCGTCTCGCTGGCACGCGCCCTGGTGATCAAGCCCGAGATCCTGCTGCTGGACGAACCGCTGTCCAACCTGGACGCAAACCTGCGCGAAGAGATGCGCTTCGAGATACGCCGCCTGCACGACGAGTTCCGCTACACCACGGTATATGTCACGCACGACCAGGCGGAGGCAATGACCACCGCCGACATTATCGTGGTCATGAACGAAGGTCGCATAGAACAGGTGGGATCGCCCGAGGACATCTATGAGCGGCCGCAAACCGAATTTGTCGCGCGCTTCATCGGCGGGACGAACATCTTGAAGGGCACCCGAGATGCCCAGGACACCGTGCTATGCGACGGCGGTTTCGTCTTGCGGTGCGCCAGCGGAAGTTTCGCCGCCGGTGGCCGGACGGCGGTCTCCGTCAGGCACCATGATGTCCAGCTGTTCCAGACCAAGCCCAAGGACACGACCGCCAACTGGGCAGCGGGCATCGTCAAGCGCCAGATCTACCTCGGATCCCACCGGGATTACCTGGTCACGCTTCGTGGTGGCGAAACGGTGCGCGCCGTCGCGCCAGTCAACGTCGCGATTTCCGTCGGTCAAGAGGTCGGTCTTTACTTCGCACCGGAAAACTGCCGGGCGCTCGCGCAATAACGGAGGAGACAAACATGTGGAACAAGGCAAAAACAGTCGTCGCGCTGCTCGCGGCGGGACTGGCCGCCGCGACCGGCGCCAGGGCGGCACCGCCCGCGCCTTACGACGTCACACCGGAACTGGTGGCGGCCGCCAAGGCAGAAAAAAAGGTCGTTTTCTACACCGCCACCGACGTGGCGGTCGCGGAGAAGATAGCCGCGCAATTCCAGGCCAAGTATCCCGGCGTCACCGTACAGGTGGAACGCTCCGGCTCCGAGCGCGTCTTCCAGCGTATCGGCCAGGAGTACTCGACCGGGATACACAATGTCGACGTCATCGAAACCTCGGATGCGGTGAATTTCGTGTATTTCAAACAGCACGGGTGGCTGCGGCCGCTGGTGCCCAAAGTCGTGGCCGAGAAATGGCCGGCCGCGGATCGCGACGCTGACGGCTATTTCGCCGCCTACCGCGCGCACCTTTCGGTCATGGCGTACAACACCGCGCTCATGACGGAAACGGACGCGCCGAAAACCTGGAAGGACCTGCTGGACCCGCGCTTCAAGGGCAAGATGGTCAAAGGGCACCCCGGCTATAGCGGCACCATCATGACGGCGACCTTCGTGCTCAGCCAGCTGCTGGGCTGGGATTACTTTGAAAAGCTCGGCAAGCAGGATGTGATGCAGGTGCAGTCGTCCACCGAGCCGCCGAAGAAATTGGCGGAAAAGGAAAGAGCCGTCGAAGTGGACGGCAACGAGTACAACATCTTCCGCTTGCAGGAGAAAGGGGTACCGATAAAGATCGTTTATCCGCCCGAGGGCACGCCGATCGCCGTGGGTAATGCGGGAGTGTTGAAGGACGCCCCCCATCCGAATGCCGCCAAGCTCTTCTACGCATTCCTGTTCTCACTGGAAGCGCAGCAGCTCAATAGCGATTTCGGTGGCCTGCGCTCGTTCCACCCGGACGTCAAGGAGAACCCCAACCGCACGCCGCTTTCGAAAATCAAGATATTGAATTCGGACCCCGCGAAGCTGGAGCCGCAGATACAGACGATCAAGTCCAATTACGAAAAATACTTCGGCACCTGATCCGAGCCTTGCTTCGATTCCAGACAGGGGACTGGTATGGGAACCATGACCAGCATCACACTCGCGCACAAGCCGCCGTCGCGCCGCATCGATTTCTCGGTGCTCACCTTTGTCGTGCTCGCGCTGGTGCTGGGCGTGCTGGTCATTCTTCCCCTGTTCTGGCTGCTCTACTACGCGTTCCGCGGCGATAGCGGGGAGCTCACATTCCAGAACCTGGCCGCGCTCTTCTCCGACGCCAGCCTGTTCACCGCCTATAAGCGGACCATAGGCATGGCGCTGGGCGTGGCCGTCCTGGCATGCCTGATTGCCACGCCGATGGCCTGGCTGGTCGCACGCACCGATCTACCGTGCCGCCGCCAGATCCGCATGCTTGTTACCGCCTCGTTCGTCACGCCGCCCTTTCTGGGGGCCATCGCCTACGAAATCCTGGCTGCACCCAATAGCGGGCTCGTCAATGTCGCCTACCGTGCCCTCTTTGGCCTGGCACGCACCGATCGGCTGGTCAATATCTACACGTTTACCGGCATTGTCTTCGCCATCGCCTGCTTCACTTTCCCTTATGTGTTTACGCTTGTCGCCAATGCGCTGGACAAGGTCCCGTCCGACCTCGAGGATGCCTCGTCCATCCTGGGCGGCAAGCCGATAACGACGCTGCGCAAGGTGACCATCCCGCTCGTGTTGCCCGCGATGCTCGCGGGCATGCTGATCGCCCTGCTCCAATCGCTGACGATGTTCGGCTCGCCCGCGATCCTTGCGTTGCCGGCCGGCTTTCACGTCGTCACGACGAAGATCTGGAGCTTTTTCCAGTTTCCCGCCCGGCTTGGCCTGGCCGCGGCGGCCTCCATCCCCTTGTTGCTGATCACGGTAGGATTGCTCCGTGCTCAGAAGGCGATACTGGGCGCCAAGGGGTATACGGTGCTGGGCGGCAAGAGCGGCACGCCCCGTGTCACGGAGCTGGGCCGCTGGAAATGGGCGGCGCTTGCCTTCGTTTTCGCGGTGCTGTGCCTGACGGTTTTCCTGCCCTATGCCGCCCTGCTGAAGGTGTCCTTCACCAAAACCGTGGGCGACCCCGTCAACCTGAGCACGCTGACGCTAAGCCATTGGCATTTCGTGCTGTTCGAGTTCTCCGCGACCCGGCTCGCCCTGAGCAATACCCTGATCCTCGGCTTGCTGAGCGCCACGGCGGTGACCGCCCTGGCCCTGGTGGTGTCGTACCTAGCCGCGCGCAGGGCGATATGGGGAACGCAAATCCTGGGCATGCTGGCGACCGCGCCGGTCGCGATCCCCGGCATCGTGCTGGGCGTGGGGCTTTTCCTGAGCTATGCCAACCCCACGTTCCAGCTTTACGGCACGCTGTGGATCCTGCTGATCGCCTTCGTCACCATCGAATTGCCCGCCGGCTACCAGCAGATATCGTCGGCGTTCACGGGGGTGCACCCGGAACTTGAAGAGGCCAGCCGCATACTGGGCGCGTCGCGACTGCGGGCCTTGTGGCAGATCACCGCACCGCTGCTGCGGACCAGCGTGATCGCCACCTGGTGCTTTGTGTTCGTCGGCACGATCCGCGAATTGTCCGCCACCATTCTACTGACGACGGCCAACACCAAACTGGTGTCGGTCATCATCTACGACCTTAACGAGAGCGGCGATCTCGGCGCCATCTGCGTGCTCGGCATCCTTCTTCTGGTGGCCTCATTCGCCGTCGTTTTTCTTGCCAATGCCCTTCCCATACTCGGGGGATCCCAAACCGCCCACCGCAGCTGAAGCGGCCCGGCAGCCCTGCACCCCCCCTATCGGCAACGCTTCCCGCCGCCTCCGGCCCACTCACAGTCCTCCACGATGTCGGATCTTCCGAACCCATCTTCCAGCGTCTCCGCGATCAACTTTCTGCGCACCAAGTCGCTGACCAACGTGGTGCAGGCCGAAATCGAGCGCATGATCATCGACGGCGAGTTCCAGCCCAACGAGCGCGTCAATGAAAACAGCTTATCGCATCGGCTCGGCGTCAGCCGCGGGCCCATTCGTGAAGCGTGTAGCGCCCTCGCCGCGATGGGACTGATCGAAATCATTCCCAACCGCGGTTTTTTCATCCGGGCGCTGTCGAACGAAGAGGCCCAGGACCTGTCCGTGGCGCGTGCCGGCATTTTCGGCTGCATGGCCATGATGCTCGCCGAAAGCGTCAGCCCCGCGCAAATCGCAATCCTGCGGGCGCTGCTCGCGCGCATGGATGAGATCGCCGTGCTCGGCGACGTTCATATCTACTATCCGGTCAATCTCGAATTCCACAAGCAGATCGCCTTGATGGCAGGCAACAACCGGCTCAGCGCGATCTACCAGAGTCTCGTGCGCGAATTGCATATCCAGCGCTATCGCGCACTCTCCAGCCCCGATGTCCTGCACGTCTCCAATGCCGAGCATCGTGAAATCGTCGACGCGCTGGAGGCTGGGGACCCTGTTCGCACCCTGATCGCCGCACGCTTGCACATCGTCAACGGCATTGTCCGGACCCAAAACGCCGGACAGCCGGGCCAGGCCGGCTGTCGATAGGCTCCACCCACACCCACGACACACTCAACGCGAGGACAGACATGGACAAGCATCAAGCATCGGACGTGGAACTGACGAGATACGTCGCCGAGTTCGTCGTGAACACCCGCGCGAACGATCTTCCCGCGGACGTCATCGAATTGGGGAAAAAGTCCATCCTCGATGGCCTGGGCTTGGCCCTTTCGGGGTCGGTATCCAAAACCGGTGACCTGGTGCGGCGTCATCTGGACGAGCTGAACCTCGGTGCCGGCGCGGCGACCCTCATCGGGGGCGGACGCAAGGTCGCCCCTCGCTTCGCCGCTTTCGCCAACGGCGTCGGTATCCATGCGGACGACTATGACGACACCCAGCTCGCCGTGGCCAAGGACCGGGTGTACGGCCTGTTGACGCACCCCACCGCGCCCGCGCTACCGGCTGCGCTCGCCGTCGCCGAGCTCGTCAATGCGCCGGGCCGGGAACTGATGCTGGCTTATCAGCTGGGCGTCGAAGTGGAATGCAAGATCGCCGAAGCGATCGCCCCGCGCCACTATCAAACCGGGTTCCATGCCACGGGCACCTGCGGCACCTTCGCCGGCGCGGTGGCCGGCGCCAAACTGCTGGCTCTCGATGTCGCCACGACGCGGCGCGCCTTGTCGATGGCGGGTAGCCAGTCGGCGGGCCTGCGCGAGAATTTCGGCACGATGACCAAGCCTTTCCATGCTGGCCGCGCATCCGAAAGCGGCGTCGTCGCGGCCCAGTTCGCCTCTTACGGCTGGACGGCCGCGCCGCGCATACTCGAAGCGCCGCGCGGCTTCTTTTCCGCGGCGGGAGGCGGCTACGATCCGGCCGCCATCTTCGGCAAACTGGGCGCGCCGTGGACCCTGTTCGATCCCGGTGTGTCGATCAAGCCCCACCCCTCCGGCTCGTTGACGCACCCCGGCATGACCGAGATGCTGCGTCTTATCCAGGCCAACGGTATCCATGCCAAGGACGTCAGGCACGTGCGCGTGGGCACCAACTCCAACATGCCGAACGCCTTGATACATCATCGTCCGAAAGACGAGCTGCAGGCAAAATTTTCCATGGAGTTCTGCATCGCCATCCTGCTGCTGGAGGGCCGCGCGGGCCTCAACGAGTTCACCGACGCCGCCGTCGAACGGGAGGACGTCAAGGCCATGATCGAAAAGGTGGATTTCGTTATCGATGACGTGGCCGAGGCCGCGGGCTATCACCTGATGACGACGCTGATCGATATCGACCTCGCCGACGGCCGCCGCATATCCGGGCGCGCCGATTTCGGCAAGGGCAGTCCGGCCATGCCAATGAGCTACGACGAGGTCGCCCGCAAGTTCCACGAAAACGCCGAATTCGCCGGCATGGACAGGAATACCGCCTCCGAAATCGTCGAGCTGGTGAGCGGACTGGAAAAGCTCGATTCGATGGAGCCGTTGACACGCCGCTTGATCCGTATCGCCTGAGCGAACCCCTGAACCTCCAAAGGTCTATCCATGCAAAATCCATTGGTGATCGGCATTCTGAACGGCGACGACATCGGACATGAAATCGTGCCTGCTGCTGTCGAGGTGACTCGCGCCGCGGCGGCCAAAACCGGCCTGCTCATCGACTGGCGGCCCATGCCCATCGGCCGCACGGCGCTTGAGGCGCAGGGCTCGACATTCCCGGACGGCACGCTGGAGGCGGTCTCCGGCATGGACGGCTTCATCCTCGGCCCCATAGGCCATCAGGCCTACCCCAAGGTTCCCGGCGCGATCAATCCCCACCCCATCCTGCGCAAGCGTCTGAACCTGTTCGCCAACATCAGGCCCACACGCTCCTATCCCGGCCTGGGTGCCATCCATGACGATATCGATCTCGTGATCGTGCGGGAGAACAACGAGGGTTTCCAGCCGGACCGCAACGTCGTGGCCGGGTCGGGGGAGTTCCGGCCGACCGACGATGTGACGATCTCCGTGCGCGTCATCACGCGTCTTGGCTCGGCCCGTGTCGCGCGCGTCGCGCTGGAGATCGCCCGGCAACGGCGGAAACGACTGACGCTGGTCCACAAGGACACCGTGTTCAAGCTGGGCTGTGGCATGTTCGTCGAGGAATGCCGCCGCGTCGCGCGCGAATTCCCGGACGTCGCGGTGGACGAGGTCATCGTGGACACCATGGCCATGCGCCTGGTTCGCGATCCCCAGACTTTCGACGTGGTGGTCACCACCAACATGTTCGGCGACATACTGACCGACGAAGCAGCGGGCCTGGTGGGCGGCCTGGGCATGGCGCCGGGGCTGTGCATCGGCGACGGCAGCCTGGCAATGGCCCAGGCCACCCACGGCTCGGCGCCCGATATCGCGGGCAAGGGCATCGCGAATCCCTACGCGATGATCGAATCCACGCGGATGATGATCGAGTGGCTGGGCCACAATCGCGGTGTCGAGCAGGCGGTCAAGGCGGCCGCGCTGATGGAGGGCGCGATCACCGCCGCACTCGCGGATCCCGCCACCCGCACGCGGGATATAAAGGGCAGCGGCAATACCAGGGATATGACGCGCGGCATCGTTGCGGCGATCGAAGCGGCCTGAGCAGGACGAATCGGCGGGTCGCCGATTCAGATCACATCATCCTTCGCAACTTCCCCAGGCAAGGACATCATGAGCCATCCACTACCGATCATCGCCCTGACGCCCGGAGACTGCACCGGCATCGGACCCGAACAGGTCGCACGCATTC
Proteins encoded in this region:
- a CDS encoding isocitrate/isopropylmalate dehydrogenase family protein → MQNPLVIGILNGDDIGHEIVPAAVEVTRAAAAKTGLLIDWRPMPIGRTALEAQGSTFPDGTLEAVSGMDGFILGPIGHQAYPKVPGAINPHPILRKRLNLFANIRPTRSYPGLGAIHDDIDLVIVRENNEGFQPDRNVVAGSGEFRPTDDVTISVRVITRLGSARVARVALEIARQRRKRLTLVHKDTVFKLGCGMFVEECRRVAREFPDVAVDEVIVDTMAMRLVRDPQTFDVVVTTNMFGDILTDEAAGLVGGLGMAPGLCIGDGSLAMAQATHGSAPDIAGKGIANPYAMIESTRMMIEWLGHNRGVEQAVKAAALMEGAITAALADPATRTRDIKGSGNTRDMTRGIVAAIEAA